A single region of the Hyphomonas adhaerens MHS-3 genome encodes:
- a CDS encoding glycosyltransferase family 2 protein, with translation MLSIDIVCPVFREEAAIETFHKALIEATEPLYNEYKFRYIYVVDPAPPDRSDEILQGIADKSDNVTVLVMSRRFGHQAALIAGIDETRGDAVVMLDSDMQHPPSLIPKLIEEWRGGSDIVQTLRHDDQKISFGKRVTSRMFYGVFERMTGIDLNAGSADFRLLSRKVADVFRTQFREHNPFFRGLVTWVGYRISYVEFVPEKRFAGRSNYSLAALILFATNGIFSFSKLPLRVCIWLGLIFAACSATAGIYYLIVYLFFEDIIVPGWASLFALGAFGGSVNLFFLGVLGEYIGIIFDEVKNRPRYLVADTYGARSDAGKETAS, from the coding sequence ATGTTGAGTATTGATATCGTCTGCCCGGTCTTCCGTGAGGAAGCGGCAATCGAAACCTTCCACAAGGCACTGATCGAGGCGACTGAACCGCTCTATAATGAGTACAAGTTCCGCTACATCTATGTCGTTGACCCCGCCCCGCCGGACCGCAGCGATGAAATCCTGCAGGGCATTGCCGACAAATCCGACAATGTGACCGTCCTGGTCATGTCGCGCCGCTTCGGCCACCAGGCAGCGCTGATTGCCGGCATCGACGAGACGCGCGGCGACGCCGTCGTCATGCTCGACAGCGACATGCAGCACCCGCCCTCGCTGATCCCGAAACTGATCGAGGAATGGCGCGGCGGCTCCGACATCGTCCAGACGCTCCGCCATGACGACCAGAAAATTTCCTTCGGCAAGCGCGTCACCTCGCGCATGTTCTACGGCGTGTTCGAACGCATGACCGGGATCGACCTGAATGCCGGGTCTGCTGACTTCCGCCTCCTGTCCCGCAAAGTCGCCGATGTGTTCCGGACCCAGTTCCGCGAGCACAACCCCTTCTTCCGCGGTCTTGTCACCTGGGTCGGCTACCGGATCTCCTATGTCGAATTCGTGCCGGAGAAACGGTTTGCAGGCCGGTCGAACTATTCCCTCGCCGCGCTGATCCTGTTCGCAACGAACGGCATCTTCTCCTTCTCGAAACTGCCTCTGCGCGTCTGTATCTGGCTGGGCCTGATCTTCGCCGCCTGCAGTGCGACGGCCGGTATCTACTACCTGATCGTCTATCTCTTCTTCGAAGACATCATCGTTCCGGGTTGGGCGTCCCTGTTCGCGCTCGGCGCCTTCGGCGGGTCGGTCAACCTCTTCTTCCTCGGCGTGCTGGGCGAATATATCGGCATCATCTTCGACGAAGTGAAAAACCGCCCGCGTTACCTCGTGGCCGACACCTATGGCGCCCGGTCCGACGCCGGCAAGGAGACCGCATCGTGA
- a CDS encoding NAD-dependent epimerase/dehydratase family protein translates to MPATASSSKQDLPGRIVVTGETGFVGRRLAARLEALGMEIVGFSRSTGGDLLTGDLPLEGAGHVFHLGALSFVPDSWTDPANYHLVNTHGTVRVLDQCRRAGVPMTFISTFVYGAGAPVPVSEDFPPSPANPYAWSKLAAEDACRFFAGNFGMDVTVLRLFNAYGPGQKDSFLIPTIARQAVDPSVKEIVVADLAPRRDFVHVDDVVEAMISTIGMSGGGTYNVGSGRSYSIGDVIAACLKAAGTSKPYSDRGERRENEVMDVIADISALTAATDWRPQIGFEQGMKSVIEAQAIC, encoded by the coding sequence GTGCCAGCAACCGCCTCTTCTTCAAAACAGGACCTCCCCGGCCGCATTGTCGTGACCGGGGAGACTGGTTTTGTCGGCCGCCGGCTCGCCGCGCGGCTGGAAGCACTGGGCATGGAGATTGTGGGCTTTTCCCGTTCCACCGGAGGCGACCTGCTCACTGGCGACCTGCCGCTGGAAGGCGCCGGACACGTCTTTCATCTTGGCGCGCTTTCCTTCGTGCCGGACAGCTGGACCGATCCGGCGAACTACCACCTGGTAAACACGCACGGCACCGTGCGCGTACTGGACCAATGCCGCCGCGCCGGGGTGCCGATGACCTTCATCAGCACGTTTGTTTACGGTGCCGGGGCCCCCGTGCCGGTGTCGGAAGATTTTCCGCCCAGTCCGGCCAATCCCTATGCCTGGTCCAAACTCGCCGCCGAGGATGCCTGCCGCTTCTTCGCCGGCAATTTCGGCATGGACGTCACCGTGCTGCGTCTCTTCAATGCCTACGGCCCCGGCCAGAAGGATTCCTTCCTGATACCAACGATTGCCCGTCAGGCCGTTGACCCGTCGGTGAAGGAAATTGTCGTGGCAGACCTCGCCCCGCGCCGGGATTTCGTCCATGTGGACGATGTGGTGGAGGCAATGATCAGCACGATCGGGATGTCAGGTGGCGGCACCTACAATGTCGGCTCCGGCCGCTCCTATTCCATTGGCGACGTCATCGCTGCCTGCCTGAAGGCGGCGGGAACCTCCAAACCCTATTCCGACCGCGGCGAGCGCCGCGAGAATGAAGTCATGGATGTCATTGCAGACATCTCCGCCCTGACTGCGGCCACAGACTGGCGCCCGCAGATCGGATTTGAACAAGGCATGAAATCGGTGATCGAGGCACAAGCCATATGTTGA
- a CDS encoding sugar phosphate nucleotidyltransferase, whose product MSNDTGRTAVILAGGLGSRLRPYTVVLPKPLMPVGESPILEVIIKQLARKGFSRIILAVNHQADILRAYFGDGSRLGVSIEYSLETKPLGTMGPLHLMEELPENFIVMNGDILCDLDFGDFFANHENDNRLFTIAASKREQLIDYGVLGCDADHLVSFTEKPRTPYLVSMGVYCLSRRVLDFIPEDEAYGFDQLMLRFLDEKRDVNVQTHEGYWLDIGRPDDYFRAVDEWPDLRTKLGL is encoded by the coding sequence ATGAGCAACGACACCGGCCGCACAGCCGTCATTCTGGCGGGGGGCCTCGGATCGCGGTTGCGTCCATACACGGTCGTACTGCCCAAACCCCTGATGCCGGTTGGCGAATCCCCGATCCTGGAAGTCATCATCAAGCAGCTGGCTCGCAAGGGTTTCAGCCGCATCATCCTGGCCGTGAACCATCAGGCAGATATCCTGCGCGCCTATTTCGGCGACGGAAGCCGATTGGGCGTCAGCATCGAATATTCCCTGGAAACCAAGCCGCTTGGCACAATGGGCCCGCTGCACCTGATGGAGGAGCTGCCGGAAAACTTCATCGTCATGAATGGCGACATTCTCTGCGACCTCGATTTCGGCGACTTCTTCGCCAATCATGAAAACGACAACCGCCTGTTCACCATCGCCGCCTCCAAGCGCGAACAGCTGATCGACTATGGTGTGCTCGGCTGTGACGCCGACCATCTCGTCTCCTTCACCGAGAAACCGCGCACCCCCTATCTCGTTTCCATGGGTGTCTACTGCCTCAGCCGCCGCGTGCTGGACTTTATTCCGGAAGATGAGGCCTATGGCTTCGACCAGTTGATGCTGCGCTTCCTCGACGAAAAGCGCGATGTGAACGTGCAGACGCACGAAGGCTACTGGCTCGATATCGGCCGGCCGGATGACTATTTCCGCGCCGTCGACGAATGGCCGGACCTGCGCACAAAACTGGGACTCTGA
- a CDS encoding acyltransferase family protein — translation MRPDSFHPAAGGQAGSKPGYRADVDGLRAVAVLAVLVFHAGWSRFSGGFVGVDVFFVISGYVIALSLFRDLRAGRFSLTGFFARRARRILPALTVVLLGTLLASLAIVPPVYFQPFADSLIAASLFFSNVHFWQASSYFNNDMPFRPLLHTWSLGVEEQFYLAAPVFLLVIQRFLAGRWRLVVTLCLLGSFGLNLYAVRHGHIDAAFYLPFTRAWEFLLGVLIALLPRSALPRGVNEAGALAGLGMIAGAVFLFGPGTLFPGSAALWPCLGAGLVIWLGQPSGQEHRPLVSRFLALPPIVWVGRISYSLYLVHWPVLVLAPFLIMRRLTFGETLAALALCFLLAWLVYRLVETPLRRTGRKTSVVLAVALACALGTAAAGWAGGKANARLFASQPGFDRVPDIHAAERAWGAGTCLLRDSQSWTDWSAGACTLGDGDGAPTLLFGDSFAAHYVPGLRETGWAARAPIVEYAMEGCPPTLAPDSPGTPACLAFRPQALELVRQLGVKRVIVAGSWLEYGTRISVQVESTLTAFKAAGVEVTLIGQSPNFHIPPYLILARTVPPGTEDAALPLSAEARAMNDRLAAIASRTGATFIDPAGALCPEGHCPVRAGGQDLYLDYGHFTPDGSRQAVEAYFPDPAH, via the coding sequence ATGCGCCCTGACTCCTTCCATCCTGCGGCCGGCGGCCAGGCCGGTTCAAAGCCAGGCTACCGGGCCGATGTGGACGGACTGCGCGCGGTGGCCGTTCTGGCCGTTCTTGTTTTCCATGCAGGTTGGAGCCGGTTTTCAGGCGGCTTTGTCGGCGTCGACGTCTTTTTCGTCATTTCAGGCTATGTGATCGCGCTCAGCCTGTTCCGCGACCTGCGTGCCGGAAGGTTTTCTCTGACCGGCTTTTTCGCGCGCAGGGCACGTCGAATTCTGCCAGCGCTGACGGTGGTCTTGTTGGGTACGCTGCTGGCAAGCCTGGCAATCGTGCCGCCTGTCTATTTCCAGCCTTTTGCGGACAGCCTGATCGCGGCGTCGCTGTTCTTTTCGAACGTGCATTTCTGGCAGGCCAGTTCCTACTTCAACAATGACATGCCGTTCCGGCCCTTGCTGCACACCTGGTCGCTGGGCGTGGAGGAACAGTTCTATCTTGCGGCGCCGGTATTCCTGCTGGTGATCCAGCGTTTCCTGGCCGGACGCTGGCGGCTTGTGGTGACCTTGTGCCTGCTCGGTTCTTTCGGGCTGAACCTGTACGCCGTGCGCCACGGCCATATCGATGCGGCGTTCTACCTGCCGTTCACGCGGGCCTGGGAATTCCTGCTGGGTGTCCTGATCGCGCTCCTGCCGCGCTCAGCCCTGCCGCGCGGGGTGAACGAGGCAGGCGCGCTGGCCGGACTGGGGATGATCGCCGGGGCGGTCTTCCTGTTCGGGCCGGGGACCCTGTTTCCCGGATCTGCAGCGCTCTGGCCCTGTCTCGGGGCAGGGCTGGTGATCTGGCTGGGCCAGCCGTCGGGGCAGGAACACCGGCCGCTTGTGTCACGCTTTCTGGCCTTGCCGCCCATCGTGTGGGTGGGGCGGATCTCCTATTCGCTTTATCTCGTGCACTGGCCGGTGCTGGTCCTGGCGCCGTTCCTGATAATGCGCCGGCTGACATTCGGGGAGACGCTGGCCGCACTGGCGCTTTGCTTCCTGCTGGCCTGGCTTGTCTACCGCCTTGTCGAAACGCCCCTGCGCCGGACCGGTCGGAAAACATCGGTTGTGCTGGCAGTGGCGCTGGCGTGCGCCCTTGGTACCGCAGCGGCCGGGTGGGCAGGGGGCAAAGCCAATGCCCGTCTGTTCGCCAGTCAGCCGGGCTTCGACCGCGTGCCGGACATTCATGCGGCTGAGCGAGCGTGGGGCGCGGGCACCTGTCTGTTGCGGGATAGCCAGAGCTGGACGGACTGGTCGGCCGGGGCCTGTACGCTGGGCGATGGAGACGGTGCGCCGACCCTCCTGTTCGGGGATTCCTTTGCGGCTCATTATGTGCCGGGCCTTCGCGAGACCGGATGGGCCGCACGCGCGCCGATTGTCGAATATGCCATGGAAGGGTGCCCCCCGACCCTGGCGCCAGACAGCCCGGGTACGCCAGCCTGCCTGGCCTTCCGGCCGCAAGCCCTGGAACTCGTCCGGCAGCTGGGCGTCAAACGGGTGATCGTGGCGGGCAGCTGGCTGGAATACGGCACGCGGATTTCGGTCCAGGTCGAAAGCACATTAACCGCGTTCAAGGCCGCCGGTGTTGAGGTGACGCTGATCGGCCAATCACCGAACTTCCATATTCCGCCTTATCTGATCCTCGCGCGGACCGTACCGCCGGGAACGGAAGACGCCGCCCTGCCGCTGAGCGCCGAGGCGCGCGCGATGAATGACCGGCTTGCCGCGATAGCTTCGCGCACCGGCGCGACCTTTATTGACCCGGCCGGGGCGCTTTGTCCGGAGGGGCATTGCCCGGTCCGGGCCGGGGGCCAGGATCTTTATCTCGACTATGGTCATTTCACGCCGGACGGCTCCCGCCAGGCGGTGGAGGCCTATTTTCCAGATCCGGCACATTGA
- a CDS encoding NAD-dependent epimerase/dehydratase family protein, giving the protein MKILITGGAGYIGSTMVPRLLEQGHEVTVLDTFERGTTELAAVCANENFTPVKGDARDTRLLDELVPQADVLIPLAALVGAPLCKLDPIAAKTLNQEAVVDLVKRTSKDQKVVFPVTNSGYGIGESGKFCTEESPLNPISLYGITKVEAEKAVLDNGNGVTLRLATVFGMAPRMRLDLLVNDFTWRAVTDRAVVIFEGHFKRNYIHVRDVVKGFEHAIASFDTMRGEAYNLGLSDANLSKIELCQKIQKHVPSFVYLEAPIGEDPDKRDYIVSNEKVEATGWSPDWSLDRGIAELLRGYKMIRNSRYSNV; this is encoded by the coding sequence ATGAAAATTCTGATTACAGGCGGCGCGGGTTATATCGGCTCGACCATGGTACCGCGACTGCTGGAGCAGGGGCATGAAGTCACCGTGCTCGACACGTTCGAACGTGGCACGACCGAACTGGCCGCCGTGTGCGCGAACGAGAACTTCACCCCGGTCAAAGGCGATGCCCGCGATACGCGCCTGCTGGACGAACTCGTGCCGCAGGCCGATGTGCTGATTCCGCTGGCGGCCCTTGTCGGCGCGCCGCTCTGCAAGCTGGACCCGATTGCAGCCAAGACCCTCAACCAGGAAGCGGTTGTGGACCTCGTCAAGCGGACCTCCAAGGACCAGAAGGTCGTCTTCCCGGTCACCAATTCCGGCTATGGCATCGGGGAAAGCGGCAAGTTCTGCACCGAGGAAAGCCCGCTGAACCCGATCTCCCTCTACGGTATCACCAAGGTGGAAGCCGAGAAGGCCGTGCTCGACAACGGCAATGGCGTGACGCTGCGCCTGGCCACGGTGTTCGGCATGGCTCCGCGCATGCGCCTGGATCTGCTGGTCAATGACTTCACCTGGCGCGCCGTAACCGACCGGGCCGTCGTCATCTTCGAAGGCCACTTCAAGCGCAATTACATCCATGTCCGCGATGTGGTGAAAGGCTTCGAGCACGCGATTGCGAGTTTCGACACGATGCGCGGCGAGGCCTACAATCTCGGCCTGTCGGATGCGAACCTCTCCAAGATCGAGCTTTGCCAGAAGATCCAGAAACACGTGCCGAGCTTCGTCTATCTCGAAGCGCCGATCGGCGAAGACCCGGACAAGCGTGACTACATCGTCTCGAACGAGAAGGTGGAAGCCACGGGCTGGAGTCCGGACTGGTCGCTTGACCGGGGTATCGCTGAACTGCTGCGTGGGTACAAGATGATCCGCAACTCCCGCTACTCGAACGTCTAA
- a CDS encoding kinase, which translates to MIIVRSPLRVSFFGGGTDHPSWLERGEKGAVLSTSIDKYIYIQLRRLPAVFDFNYRVAWGMLEEVSTINEIQHPVVREVLKHYAGDNETGYEVIHNSDLPSKSGLGSSSSFTVSLLHAFFGNQEMLSSKKKLAREAIFVEQKLLGETVGYQDQIAAAHGGLNRIEFSEDGDYDISPIRLPAARRAALEDSMMLFFTGFTRFADEIEKRKVAKFGDRTKELRAIYDMVGEGEQILTDPSRDINDFGALLNETWMNKKALDASVSNPEIDERYEAALKAGALGGKLLGAGGGGFLLMFVPPEKRAAVMAAMKGMTHVPLRMERSGSQVVLYDPELDSNYLPAGAKVS; encoded by the coding sequence ATGATCATTGTCCGCAGCCCGCTTCGTGTCTCCTTCTTCGGAGGCGGTACCGATCACCCCTCCTGGCTGGAGCGCGGGGAGAAGGGGGCCGTGCTGTCGACGTCGATCGACAAATACATCTATATCCAGCTGCGCCGGCTGCCGGCGGTGTTCGATTTCAACTACCGCGTCGCCTGGGGCATGCTGGAAGAAGTGTCGACCATCAACGAGATCCAGCATCCGGTCGTGCGCGAAGTGCTGAAGCACTATGCCGGCGACAACGAGACGGGCTATGAGGTGATCCACAACTCCGATCTGCCGTCCAAGTCAGGCCTTGGGTCCTCCTCTTCCTTCACCGTGTCGCTGCTGCACGCCTTTTTCGGCAACCAGGAAATGCTCAGTTCCAAGAAGAAGCTGGCGCGCGAAGCTATCTTTGTCGAACAGAAGCTGCTGGGTGAAACGGTTGGCTATCAGGACCAGATTGCGGCGGCCCATGGCGGCCTGAACCGGATCGAGTTTTCGGAAGACGGCGACTATGACATCTCTCCCATCCGCTTGCCGGCCGCACGCCGCGCGGCGCTGGAAGACTCGATGATGCTGTTCTTCACCGGCTTCACCCGCTTTGCCGACGAGATCGAAAAACGCAAGGTGGCAAAGTTCGGTGACCGGACGAAAGAGTTGCGCGCGATCTATGACATGGTGGGCGAGGGGGAACAGATCCTCACGGACCCGTCACGCGACATCAATGATTTCGGCGCGCTTCTCAATGAGACCTGGATGAACAAGAAAGCCCTCGACGCCTCGGTATCAAACCCCGAGATCGACGAGCGCTATGAAGCGGCTCTCAAGGCCGGTGCGCTTGGCGGCAAACTGCTGGGTGCAGGCGGTGGCGGCTTCCTGCTGATGTTCGTGCCACCCGAAAAGCGCGCCGCAGTGATGGCCGCGATGAAGGGCATGACCCATGTGCCGCTGCGCATGGAGCGGAGCGGGTCGCAGGTCGTTCTTTACGATCCGGAATTGGATTCAAACTATCTTCCCGCCGGGGCCAAGGTTTCCTGA
- a CDS encoding DegT/DnrJ/EryC1/StrS family aminotransferase produces the protein MIDIDVSAQTAAMTCTQGDVLFAGLEKALDNGRGFVFVTDAGGKLLGYADLTMMREAFMKGGHLSGQTVGDVAAPWGSAKEPLGVEPVLDGEGRLSGIDESGPQPFLPVSEPDLTHREMRNAFDAFLSTWISSTGDYIRRFEREFAEKMGMAHGVATSNGTVSLHLAMATLGIGEGDEVIVPDLTFAASINTVMHVGARPVLVDVDRDTWCLSAEAVERAITPRTRAIMPVHVFGRPSQMTEIFELAQARGLYIIEDCAEAHGAKYDGQPIGSFSDISSFSFFANKIITTGEGGICLTNDADIATRMRMLRDHGMRPERRYWHEEPGFNFRMTNMQAAIGCAQIERMDELLAMRAAVYDRYVEALSGIPGVSFPPPMDQRAQPVTWFACAQVPEDKRADLIAACKAANIDLRPFFHGLSSMPAYRQYARKCPNSTWLSRTGVNLPTSRRVDDAMVARIAGVFESVLGKKA, from the coding sequence ATGATTGATATTGATGTGTCCGCACAGACGGCTGCCATGACCTGCACGCAAGGCGACGTTTTGTTCGCCGGGCTCGAAAAGGCACTGGATAATGGCCGGGGTTTTGTCTTCGTCACCGATGCGGGCGGCAAGCTGCTGGGCTATGCCGACCTTACCATGATGCGCGAGGCCTTCATGAAGGGCGGGCATCTTTCCGGCCAGACGGTTGGCGATGTGGCGGCCCCTTGGGGCAGTGCGAAAGAGCCGCTCGGTGTGGAGCCTGTGCTGGATGGCGAAGGCCGCCTCAGCGGGATCGACGAGTCCGGCCCGCAGCCCTTCCTGCCGGTGTCTGAGCCGGACCTCACACACCGCGAAATGCGCAACGCATTCGACGCGTTCCTGTCGACCTGGATTTCCTCAACTGGCGACTACATCCGCCGCTTCGAACGCGAGTTCGCCGAAAAGATGGGTATGGCCCACGGTGTGGCGACGTCCAACGGCACCGTCTCGCTTCACCTTGCCATGGCGACGCTGGGCATCGGGGAAGGGGACGAAGTGATCGTTCCGGACCTGACTTTCGCGGCTTCCATCAATACGGTAATGCATGTCGGCGCCCGGCCTGTCCTGGTCGATGTCGACCGCGATACCTGGTGCCTGTCGGCCGAAGCGGTTGAGCGGGCCATCACGCCGCGCACGCGCGCCATCATGCCTGTGCACGTCTTCGGCCGCCCGTCGCAGATGACGGAAATCTTTGAACTGGCGCAGGCCCGGGGCCTCTACATCATTGAAGACTGCGCCGAAGCCCATGGCGCGAAATATGACGGCCAGCCGATCGGGTCCTTCTCCGACATTTCGAGCTTCTCCTTCTTCGCCAACAAGATCATCACCACAGGTGAAGGCGGGATCTGCCTGACCAATGATGCCGATATTGCAACGCGCATGCGGATGCTGCGCGATCATGGCATGCGGCCGGAGCGCCGTTACTGGCATGAGGAGCCGGGCTTCAATTTCCGCATGACCAATATGCAGGCCGCCATCGGGTGTGCCCAGATCGAGCGGATGGACGAGCTGCTTGCAATGCGCGCCGCTGTTTATGACCGTTATGTCGAGGCCCTCTCGGGCATCCCCGGCGTGTCTTTCCCGCCGCCGATGGACCAGCGTGCCCAGCCGGTGACATGGTTTGCCTGTGCCCAGGTGCCGGAAGACAAGCGCGCCGACCTCATTGCCGCCTGCAAGGCCGCGAATATCGATCTGCGCCCCTTCTTCCACGGCCTGTCGTCGATGCCTGCCTATCGTCAGTATGCCCGGAAGTGCCCGAACAGCACCTGGCTGTCCCGCACGGGCGTCAACCTGCCAACCTCGCGCCGCGTAGACGATGCGATGGTCGCCCGGATTGCCGGTGTGTTCGAAAGCGTGCTGGGCAAGAAAGCCTAG
- a CDS encoding glycosyltransferase family 4 protein, with the protein MKVGIIVDVEPGIHGGIATALRSLITALGKLDGPETYVLIVENQNQVDWLSPLAANQRFEMRPVSSGNPVRDVLRGVKGLANKALGRDGKVGWPQVPISDGWLESLGLDVLHQPTQGFIYCAIPTVYNPHDLQHLHYPQFFDLSDLTWRETIYRAACRTSHAIIVNSQWIKDDVVAQFGVSPDKVQIIPEAAPTQLLAEVTDEDKAATRAKYTLPERYIFYPNNTWPHKNHLRLFEAMAWLRDEKGLTVPLVSTGARHEPSREALDSRMRELGLEDQVQFLGFVSNEDLRAIYQMARCLVVPSLFEANSLPIFEAWAEGIPVASSNVTALPEQVGDAGLLFDPMDPHDMAGVIERLFTDDALCADLIEKGKVRLSDFDFLRTARANRATYRRAAGRRLDSEDAALLAHDWMRYPIRD; encoded by the coding sequence TTGAAGGTTGGCATCATTGTAGACGTCGAACCGGGGATACATGGCGGTATCGCAACGGCCCTGCGCAGCCTGATCACGGCGCTGGGGAAGCTGGACGGGCCGGAAACCTACGTCCTGATCGTCGAGAACCAGAACCAGGTCGACTGGCTGAGCCCGCTTGCCGCAAATCAGCGCTTTGAAATGCGTCCAGTCTCCTCTGGCAATCCGGTCCGTGACGTCCTGCGCGGAGTGAAGGGATTGGCGAACAAGGCGCTCGGCCGGGACGGCAAAGTTGGCTGGCCGCAGGTGCCAATCTCGGACGGATGGCTCGAGAGCCTCGGCCTCGATGTGCTGCACCAGCCCACTCAGGGCTTCATCTATTGCGCCATTCCGACCGTCTACAATCCGCACGACCTGCAGCATCTGCATTATCCGCAATTCTTCGACCTGTCGGATCTCACCTGGCGCGAAACGATTTACCGGGCTGCTTGTCGCACATCGCATGCGATCATCGTGAACTCACAATGGATCAAGGATGACGTTGTCGCCCAGTTTGGCGTCAGCCCCGACAAGGTGCAGATCATTCCGGAGGCAGCCCCCACGCAATTGTTGGCGGAGGTGACCGACGAGGACAAGGCCGCGACGCGGGCCAAATATACTCTGCCCGAGCGCTACATCTTCTATCCGAACAATACCTGGCCGCACAAAAACCATTTGCGCCTGTTCGAGGCGATGGCCTGGCTGCGAGATGAAAAGGGCCTGACCGTACCGCTGGTCTCCACCGGAGCCCGGCACGAGCCGAGCCGCGAAGCGCTGGACAGCCGCATGCGTGAACTCGGCCTCGAAGACCAGGTCCAGTTCCTGGGCTTCGTGTCCAATGAGGATCTGCGCGCGATCTATCAGATGGCCCGCTGTCTGGTCGTGCCGAGCCTGTTCGAAGCGAACAGTCTTCCGATTTTCGAAGCCTGGGCGGAGGGTATTCCAGTGGCCAGTTCGAACGTCACCGCCCTGCCCGAGCAGGTCGGCGATGCCGGCCTCCTGTTCGATCCGATGGATCCGCACGACATGGCCGGGGTCATCGAACGCCTCTTCACAGACGATGCGCTTTGTGCCGACCTTATCGAGAAAGGCAAAGTGCGCCTGTCCGATTTCGACTTCCTGCGCACGGCCCGCGCCAACCGCGCCACCTACCGCCGCGCAGCCGGGCGCCGTCTCGATTCGGAAGATGCTGCCCTGCTCGCCCATGACTGGATGCGCTATCCGATCCGCGACTGA
- a CDS encoding polysaccharide pyruvyl transferase family protein: MRLVAPFGFYGSGNIGDEATLLGFGRLIERFGGGIGVDVASSDPAHTKRVEPGFRYYQYIDGIMGLPAKLHAHMGAGYIIPGGTPIMDNLGDWPLLSLGGMLQHAGNWGKPAAFVGVGVEQLRHDISRQRVQEQIIPNVMCWSVRSVHDQDRLLDLGVAPDLITIAADMAWLLDPAEPAYGRKVTQRLGLGGRPVIGVNINAEDHMMEKAPRLFTELAAALDDLVNRHGARVLFLFNEVREGDTYDQAAADLVRSLMSRKDAVLMGPSDYLTPQEMMSIIAQCAMTISTRYHFCVFSALQGVPFLGIRRSDKVSDLCRDLGWKAALDPDAAAHADISAMGDQLLGDPSAELKKLSEKIAAMRVRAEDNRIALDALLGAMRGVGMQTWMRHAAGRVGQKLGGGVR, translated from the coding sequence ATGAGACTGGTTGCACCCTTCGGCTTTTATGGCAGCGGCAATATTGGCGATGAAGCCACGCTGTTGGGGTTTGGCCGCCTGATTGAACGTTTCGGCGGGGGCATCGGGGTAGATGTTGCTTCCAGCGATCCGGCCCACACGAAGCGAGTAGAGCCGGGGTTCCGCTACTATCAGTATATCGACGGGATAATGGGGCTCCCGGCCAAGCTGCATGCCCATATGGGGGCTGGCTATATCATTCCGGGCGGCACGCCGATCATGGACAATCTGGGCGACTGGCCGCTGCTGAGCCTTGGCGGCATGCTCCAGCACGCCGGAAACTGGGGCAAGCCCGCAGCCTTTGTCGGGGTTGGCGTCGAGCAGCTCCGCCACGACATCTCGCGCCAGAGGGTGCAGGAACAGATCATTCCGAACGTCATGTGCTGGAGCGTGCGCAGCGTACATGACCAGGACCGGCTGCTGGACCTTGGGGTTGCACCGGACCTGATCACCATCGCGGCAGACATGGCCTGGCTGCTGGATCCGGCCGAGCCGGCCTATGGCCGCAAGGTAACCCAGCGCCTCGGGCTGGGCGGTCGGCCTGTCATCGGCGTCAACATCAATGCCGAAGACCACATGATGGAGAAGGCGCCGCGCCTGTTCACCGAACTGGCCGCCGCGCTCGACGATCTGGTTAACCGGCATGGCGCGCGTGTCCTGTTCCTCTTCAACGAAGTGCGGGAAGGGGACACCTATGACCAGGCGGCAGCGGACCTTGTTCGTTCACTGATGTCGCGCAAGGATGCGGTCCTGATGGGGCCATCTGACTACCTGACGCCACAGGAGATGATGTCAATCATTGCGCAGTGTGCGATGACGATTTCGACGCGGTATCATTTTTGTGTTTTCTCGGCCCTGCAGGGGGTTCCGTTCCTTGGGATCCGCCGGTCTGACAAGGTGAGCGATCTGTGCCGTGATCTCGGTTGGAAAGCCGCGCTTGATCCGGATGCCGCTGCGCATGCGGACATTTCCGCGATGGGAGACCAGTTGCTGGGTGATCCCTCCGCCGAGTTGAAAAAACTGTCAGAGAAGATTGCGGCCATGCGGGTGCGGGCCGAAGACAACAGGATCGCGCTGGATGCCTTGCTGGGGGCAATGCGTGGGGTAGGAATGCAGACCTGGATGCGCCATGCGGCTGGCCGGGTCGGACAAAAACTGGGGGGTGGAGTTCGATGA